The Enteractinococcus fodinae genome has a segment encoding these proteins:
- a CDS encoding LCP family protein: MSHNTMEILNGEERAPSKKKKALFWTLGAFLVVLLIAGAIVWAALSKLQDFETIESAFPDNSLRPAASEPAEGEDDASMNILLLGSDSRADTSTPVLDDIGNRADTIMVAHIPSDRSGVQIMSIMRDSWLEIPGHGHAKINAAMAYGGVPLMVQTVEGLLDQRIDHVAVVDFNGFQNMTDALGGVRINNPRAFGVRGTEFAQGPINLNGEEALKFVRSRDFADGDYTRVENQQLFMRSMAGEILSRDTITNPGKLNDLVEATTPYVALDGDFGAGTMVGLGTSMSSVRANDITSFTLPTAGLGTEGGGQSVVYVDWDELEEVQERFKNDDLADYQPDPR, translated from the coding sequence ATGAGTCATAACACCATGGAGATCCTTAACGGTGAAGAACGTGCCCCCTCCAAGAAGAAAAAAGCTCTCTTTTGGACTCTGGGTGCGTTCTTAGTCGTTTTGTTGATCGCAGGCGCTATTGTCTGGGCTGCCCTGTCGAAATTGCAAGATTTCGAAACCATCGAAAGCGCGTTCCCGGATAATTCCCTCCGCCCGGCTGCTTCCGAACCCGCGGAGGGCGAAGACGATGCGTCGATGAACATTCTGCTGCTCGGCTCCGATTCGAGAGCTGACACCTCGACTCCGGTACTTGATGATATCGGCAACCGTGCTGACACCATCATGGTGGCTCACATCCCGTCGGATCGTAGCGGTGTGCAGATCATGTCGATCATGCGTGACTCCTGGTTAGAAATCCCTGGCCACGGGCACGCCAAGATCAACGCGGCCATGGCTTATGGTGGTGTCCCCCTGATGGTCCAGACCGTTGAAGGCCTCCTCGATCAACGCATTGATCACGTCGCGGTAGTCGATTTCAATGGCTTCCAGAATATGACTGACGCTCTTGGCGGCGTGCGAATCAATAACCCCCGTGCGTTTGGTGTCCGTGGCACAGAATTCGCTCAGGGTCCTATCAACCTCAACGGTGAAGAAGCATTGAAGTTCGTCCGCAGCCGCGACTTCGCAGACGGTGACTACACTCGCGTCGAGAACCAGCAATTATTCATGCGGAGCATGGCTGGTGAGATCCTGTCACGCGATACTATTACCAACCCGGGCAAACTGAACGACCTGGTGGAAGCGACGACTCCTTATGTGGCCCTCGATGGCGACTTCGGTGCTGGAACCATGGTTGGTTTGGGCACCTCAATGTCTTCAGTGCGAGCCAATGATATCACCAGCTTCACGCTGCCCACCGCCGGGTTGGGCACCGAAGGTGGTGGACAATCAGTTGTCTACGTGGATTGGGATGAACTCGAGGAAGTTCAAGAACGCTTCAAGAATGATGATCTCGCTGATTATCAGCC
- a CDS encoding DegT/DnrJ/EryC1/StrS family aminotransferase, which produces MNERIYLSRPDITELEEQAVLAAMKSGWVAPAGPNLEAFEKEMAARIGVEHAVALSSGTAALHLGLLALGVKPGDIVVTSTMTFAATANAIVYTGATPYFIDSDPVTGNMDPGLLRQALGELSSQGTPATAVVPVDLLGKAADYTAIEAISKEFNVPILADAAESLGASHAGRPAGSFGNAAILSFNGNKIMTTSGGGMLLTDDEAIASHVRYLSTQARQPVVHYEHADIGYNYRMSNILAAIGCAQLTRLDEMITRRREWRTRYRQFLDNVPGIEIFGQEDSEDNCWLTSIIVDPHVAPVTAKKIQAELESANIESRPLWKPMHLQPVFETMPGLITGTSEKLFHRGVTLPSGSEMTRTQFAHVLSTLQEKMETA; this is translated from the coding sequence ATGAACGAAAGAATCTACCTTTCGCGACCCGATATTACTGAGCTTGAGGAACAAGCTGTTTTAGCTGCGATGAAGAGCGGATGGGTTGCGCCTGCGGGCCCAAACCTCGAAGCTTTTGAAAAGGAAATGGCTGCTCGAATTGGTGTCGAACACGCAGTCGCATTGAGCTCAGGAACAGCTGCTTTGCACCTAGGGTTACTGGCACTTGGCGTCAAGCCGGGGGACATCGTGGTCACGTCCACGATGACTTTTGCAGCGACCGCCAATGCAATTGTGTACACAGGTGCCACCCCATACTTCATCGATTCCGATCCCGTGACTGGCAACATGGATCCAGGCCTGCTTCGTCAGGCACTGGGAGAATTATCGAGTCAGGGGACACCTGCAACAGCGGTTGTACCGGTAGATCTGCTAGGCAAAGCGGCCGATTACACAGCCATCGAGGCGATCAGTAAAGAATTTAACGTTCCGATTCTTGCTGATGCAGCAGAATCTCTGGGTGCCTCACATGCAGGTCGGCCGGCAGGCTCTTTTGGAAACGCTGCAATCTTGTCCTTTAACGGGAACAAGATTATGACAACTTCTGGTGGAGGGATGTTGCTGACTGATGATGAGGCCATTGCGTCCCATGTACGGTACTTATCGACTCAAGCGCGACAACCCGTGGTGCACTATGAACACGCCGATATCGGTTACAACTACCGTATGAGTAATATTCTGGCAGCCATCGGCTGTGCGCAATTGACCCGGCTCGATGAGATGATCACACGGCGACGAGAGTGGCGCACCAGGTATCGGCAGTTTCTTGACAATGTTCCTGGCATTGAAATCTTTGGGCAGGAAGATAGTGAAGATAACTGTTGGTTGACTTCTATCATTGTAGATCCGCATGTCGCTCCGGTCACTGCAAAAAAAATACAAGCGGAGCTGGAGTCAGCAAACATTGAGTCTCGACCATTATGGAAACCTATGCACCTGCAACCAGTCTTCGAAACGATGCCGGGGCTTATAACCGGAACTTCCGAGAAACTATTTCATAGAGGTGTTACGTTACCTAGCGGGTCGGAAATGACAAGGACCCAATTCGCACACGTGCTGTCAACTTTGCAAGAAAAGATGGAGACTGCGTGA
- a CDS encoding NeuD/PglB/VioB family sugar acetyltransferase produces MSLRLVIVGAGGFGRAVYEWVGLSPKHCQDTGIAEVVFIDDNPGPITPQASVIDTVGNYIPERNDVLLIAVGSPRAKMEIVANLEERDVKYHTFVADQAVVAPSAVIGAGVVICPGVVIDPDVIIDNHSHLNKNCSVGHDSRLGEYSTLSPLVNVMGGVTLGRKAFVGGSAAILPSLRIEDGSVVGAGAVVTRDVGAGTTVVGNPAKALVRPKSPAGT; encoded by the coding sequence ATGTCTTTGCGATTAGTGATAGTTGGAGCTGGGGGCTTCGGCAGGGCAGTTTACGAGTGGGTTGGACTGTCGCCAAAGCACTGCCAAGACACTGGGATTGCTGAGGTAGTTTTTATAGATGATAACCCTGGGCCTATAACACCTCAAGCCTCTGTAATCGATACGGTTGGCAACTACATACCTGAGAGAAACGATGTTTTGTTAATTGCAGTGGGATCTCCACGTGCAAAAATGGAAATTGTAGCTAACTTAGAAGAGCGTGATGTAAAGTATCATACCTTCGTAGCTGATCAAGCAGTTGTAGCCCCTAGTGCGGTTATTGGTGCTGGTGTGGTGATCTGTCCTGGGGTCGTAATAGATCCGGACGTCATCATAGACAATCATAGCCATCTCAATAAGAACTGCTCTGTGGGTCACGACAGCAGGCTAGGTGAATACAGTACCCTCAGCCCTCTCGTGAATGTCATGGGAGGCGTTACTCTGGGCCGAAAAGCCTTCGTAGGTGGCAGCGCTGCGATTCTGCCGTCTCTGAGAATCGAGGACGGATCTGTCGTGGGAGCAGGGGCTGTCGTAACACGCGATGTAGGCGCGGGTACTACGGTGGTCGGCAACCCTGCGAAGGCCCTTGTAAGACCGAAGAGTCCCGCGGGTACATGA
- a CDS encoding polysaccharide biosynthesis tyrosine autokinase, protein MELRDYLRIMYANWVLILGSTLLGVAVAATLSYLTTPAYEAHSKVYVSVRTDTQASGDLLQGSNFARQNMATFAELATTESVLTPVAEELELDRTDAQLAEQVTVTAPADSTLLNITVTDEDPELAAEIANEVGAQLKTLVEEELESRQGDADDSPVQINTVQSAATPFDPVSPRIAVNLLLGLLLGFAVGVGVAILRYVLDTRLRSLDDIEAITDAPILGRIVDDPQAHKKPIIVHVDPKHPRAEAFRTLRTNLQFLDVDEGPKTYVISSAAPGEGKSTVSTNLAVALAETGLRVALVDGDLRKPRVANYMGIEGAVGLTDVLIGRADLSDVLQRWGRTELYVLPAGQVPPNPSELLGSESMQQTLEILSKSMDVVIVDAPPMLLVTDAVVIGAKTQGVILVAAVGSTHQQSLQAAVETLETAHVPLRGVVAKRLPAKGPGRYMYGSYSYAYEEDDVTLTAQDRTPPRKAKASSRRATRGLKR, encoded by the coding sequence GTGGAATTACGCGACTATCTGCGTATTATGTATGCCAATTGGGTGTTGATCCTAGGGAGTACACTCCTCGGAGTTGCAGTAGCTGCGACGCTCTCGTATCTCACAACTCCCGCATACGAAGCACACTCTAAAGTTTACGTGTCAGTTCGAACCGACACCCAAGCGTCTGGTGACCTGCTGCAAGGGTCGAACTTCGCGCGACAAAATATGGCGACCTTCGCTGAACTGGCTACAACCGAAAGTGTCTTGACGCCGGTTGCTGAAGAGCTAGAACTCGACCGGACCGATGCTCAACTGGCCGAACAGGTGACCGTTACGGCCCCGGCTGACTCGACGCTGCTCAATATCACGGTCACGGATGAAGACCCGGAGCTTGCCGCTGAGATCGCCAATGAAGTTGGAGCTCAGCTGAAGACCCTGGTGGAAGAAGAGCTCGAATCTCGCCAGGGAGACGCAGACGATAGCCCCGTACAGATCAACACCGTGCAATCGGCCGCCACTCCGTTCGATCCGGTCAGCCCGCGAATCGCAGTCAACCTACTACTCGGGCTCCTACTTGGCTTTGCTGTCGGAGTTGGTGTCGCCATCCTCCGGTATGTCCTCGATACCCGTCTCCGCTCGCTTGATGATATCGAAGCGATCACTGATGCCCCGATCCTTGGTCGAATTGTTGATGACCCGCAAGCTCACAAGAAACCCATCATCGTCCATGTCGACCCCAAGCATCCACGTGCCGAAGCGTTCCGTACCTTGCGCACTAACCTGCAGTTCTTGGATGTCGACGAAGGACCGAAGACCTACGTCATTTCCAGTGCAGCACCTGGGGAAGGTAAATCCACTGTTTCGACGAACCTAGCTGTAGCACTTGCTGAAACCGGACTGCGCGTAGCGCTCGTAGATGGCGACTTACGTAAGCCACGTGTCGCTAACTACATGGGCATTGAAGGTGCCGTTGGTCTAACGGATGTGCTGATCGGAAGAGCAGACCTGTCAGACGTCCTTCAACGATGGGGTCGAACCGAACTGTATGTTCTCCCAGCCGGGCAAGTACCACCGAACCCTTCTGAACTTCTGGGTTCTGAGTCTATGCAGCAAACACTGGAGATCCTCTCTAAGAGCATGGACGTTGTCATCGTTGATGCACCGCCTATGCTTTTGGTGACCGACGCGGTGGTCATCGGAGCTAAGACTCAGGGTGTCATTCTCGTAGCGGCCGTGGGTTCCACTCATCAGCAAAGCTTGCAAGCAGCAGTTGAAACACTCGAGACCGCGCACGTACCACTACGTGGCGTCGTGGCGAAGAGACTGCCAGCCAAAGGACCGGGCCGTTACATGTACGGTAGCTACTCGTATGCCTATGAAGAAGACGATGTCACTCTCACTGCCCAAGACCGCACCCCGCCTCGCAAGGCGAAAGCGAGCTCGCGACGAGCAACTAGGGGACTCAAACGATGA
- a CDS encoding arsenate reductase/protein-tyrosine-phosphatase family protein, producing MSSAPQFTILFVCTGNVCRSPLAELLLHQSINTPSIKTLSAGTQALVGHQMPEIQQEIATQLGVEAPEEHRAQQLALQHVESADLILGMERQHRSEAVKLSPRALRRTFTLRELARIAELVPDEDIAFSEAANLVENMKALVEAAAVNRGLAVSFEDPEDDDVVDPYRRSKQTYKESRDQVVSALGGIVTYLNRAAV from the coding sequence ATGAGCTCCGCTCCGCAATTCACGATCTTGTTCGTCTGCACAGGAAACGTTTGCCGCTCTCCACTGGCGGAACTCCTATTGCACCAATCGATCAATACGCCTTCCATCAAAACACTCAGCGCAGGAACCCAAGCACTGGTAGGGCATCAGATGCCCGAGATTCAACAAGAGATCGCTACTCAGCTCGGGGTCGAAGCACCAGAGGAGCATCGAGCTCAGCAGCTTGCCTTGCAGCATGTTGAAAGCGCGGATCTCATCCTGGGAATGGAACGGCAACACCGTAGCGAAGCAGTGAAATTATCGCCCCGTGCGCTCAGGAGAACCTTCACGCTTCGCGAGCTTGCAAGGATTGCTGAGCTCGTTCCAGATGAGGACATTGCTTTCAGTGAGGCAGCCAACCTCGTGGAGAACATGAAGGCACTGGTCGAAGCCGCGGCTGTGAACCGTGGTTTGGCTGTATCGTTCGAGGATCCTGAAGACGACGATGTCGTGGACCCCTACAGACGTAGTAAGCAGACCTACAAAGAATCTAGGGACCAGGTCGTGAGTGCCTTAGGTGGAATCGTTACTTATCTGAATCGAGCTGCCGTATGA
- a CDS encoding sugar transferase, translated as MKVYRRFYASVKRGLDIVSSAAALVALSPIIGAVGVAVRMKLGTPVIFRQDRPGLNGEIFTLYKFRSMLNVDESVGRVANEDRMTPFGSKLRATSLDELPSLYNVLRGDMSLVGPRPLRVEYLERYTDDQARRHEVKPGVTGLAQIQGRNELSWSERFKLDVEYVDNRSLLLDIKIILKTVFVAIKREGITAEGAVVGDYFWGSSPDSEAQIPVQSSQEQR; from the coding sequence ATGAAGGTATACCGAAGATTTTACGCCTCGGTGAAGCGTGGTTTGGACATAGTCAGTTCAGCAGCCGCGCTTGTGGCTCTCTCGCCGATAATAGGGGCAGTTGGGGTTGCAGTGAGAATGAAACTTGGAACGCCAGTCATCTTTAGACAAGACAGACCGGGTTTAAATGGTGAAATCTTCACGCTCTACAAATTTCGCAGCATGTTAAACGTTGATGAGAGTGTGGGGCGGGTAGCGAACGAAGATCGAATGACTCCCTTCGGCTCGAAACTGCGTGCTACAAGTCTGGATGAATTGCCATCACTGTATAACGTTCTTAGGGGTGATATGAGTCTGGTAGGTCCTCGTCCATTGCGGGTTGAATATCTGGAGAGATATACAGATGATCAGGCACGGCGACATGAGGTAAAGCCTGGTGTCACTGGCCTCGCGCAAATTCAGGGACGTAACGAACTGAGCTGGTCAGAACGGTTTAAACTCGACGTCGAGTATGTGGATAATCGATCGTTGCTTTTAGACATCAAAATCATTCTAAAGACAGTATTCGTGGCTATAAAGCGTGAGGGGATTACAGCAGAGGGTGCTGTAGTAGGTGACTATTTTTGGGGGAGCTCACCGGATTCTGAAGCACAAATACCTGTGCAGTCAAGTCAGGAGCAGCGCTGA
- a CDS encoding O-antigen ligase family protein: MYVIRALLVALVLLGGYLGPGSDSYITQPAIIIAAFFLLLEVARHLPKLHSIIPFIILVFGLLSVHRMFSEPLLEYGEQKFVSLWTVIVFSAAIASLISLPRGFIALAVIWVAIGIYLSAASLLNSDSLRAEVFGMNPIWVSRVMSAGFVLLVWLYWTKRIRLVWTIIIGISLFLGIFATGSRGPLVAALSGTAVIILASKITIGKKIWALALGSLGTLVLVKLPWFSESRIVGILAGEIDGGTARKRMWEQSLPVISDHPLGVGYGNWALYTDGFKGFYPHNLFLEVFIEQGAIVGTFFILLVLAILVRCLKTSRHSTIALGVSAWLVAEIVHVSVSGDLKAPIFFFSLALAFLVAARTKTSDGPGKRNPTSSTLQKPLKLVRLGNKQ; this comes from the coding sequence ATGTATGTAATCCGTGCCCTGCTCGTGGCGTTGGTGCTGCTTGGAGGTTATCTAGGGCCCGGAAGTGATTCGTATATTACTCAACCGGCCATAATCATAGCGGCATTTTTTCTGTTATTGGAAGTCGCTCGTCACTTGCCCAAGCTTCATTCGATTATTCCATTTATCATTTTGGTATTCGGCCTCTTATCAGTACATCGAATGTTTTCAGAACCTTTGTTGGAGTACGGTGAGCAGAAGTTCGTTTCTTTATGGACAGTAATTGTTTTCTCCGCTGCGATCGCAAGCCTAATTTCTTTACCACGTGGTTTCATTGCCCTTGCAGTGATTTGGGTCGCAATTGGAATTTATCTCAGCGCCGCAAGCTTACTGAACAGCGATAGCTTGAGGGCTGAAGTATTTGGAATGAACCCCATTTGGGTTTCTAGAGTAATGTCAGCTGGCTTCGTTCTCCTTGTCTGGCTCTACTGGACTAAACGAATTCGATTAGTGTGGACGATAATAATTGGAATTTCACTATTCCTCGGTATTTTCGCTACTGGTTCGCGCGGACCCTTGGTCGCGGCGCTCAGCGGAACTGCGGTGATCATACTCGCTTCTAAGATAACGATTGGTAAAAAAATCTGGGCGTTAGCGCTAGGCTCTCTCGGTACGCTTGTTCTAGTGAAATTGCCCTGGTTCAGTGAGTCGCGTATTGTCGGTATCCTAGCGGGCGAAATTGATGGTGGAACCGCCAGGAAACGCATGTGGGAACAGTCTTTACCTGTAATTTCTGACCACCCCTTAGGTGTTGGATACGGCAATTGGGCTCTGTATACCGATGGCTTCAAGGGGTTCTACCCCCATAATCTCTTCCTGGAAGTATTTATTGAGCAGGGGGCAATTGTGGGCACCTTTTTTATTCTCTTAGTACTCGCAATTCTTGTGAGATGTCTAAAAACTTCTCGGCATTCAACGATAGCTCTCGGTGTATCCGCGTGGCTTGTGGCGGAAATTGTTCACGTATCTGTTTCCGGAGATCTAAAAGCTCCTATCTTCTTCTTTTCGTTAGCTCTAGCATTTCTTGTTGCTGCACGCACAAAAACCTCAGACGGTCCTGGGAAGAGGAATCCTACTTCCTCAACGCTCCAAAAACCACTTAAATTAGTGCGTCTAGGCAACAAGCAGTGA
- a CDS encoding polysaccharide biosynthesis protein produces MAVADASAWFVSVLLALFLRYEFDAWRIEWLSTVLLAVVMAGFFVLVGLMLGIYLGKYAYGSLDEVRTVTLAALLTSVVFSVFLLLTGFQAEIPRSLALLAFPLAVVIMFGLRFLYRLSIDRARLPAGAATPALVVGAGQAGEITVRTIMNDPDSPLRAVGLIDDDITKRRLRLHGVPVLGTSDDIEQVAKQTRAKVLVVAISNVSPEFLGELTDAGNAAGLRVLKTPTVQRLMEGPIGVQDLRSVSIEDLIGRTSVDTNVEEIAGFITGKKVLVTGAGGSIGSELCVQLAKFGPTELIMLDRDETSLQEAQIRLQGNGLLDGEDIVLADIRETELMRQVFASHQPEVVFHAAALKHLPMLEKYPEEAWKTNVLGTRNVVQAAMASGVETFVNISTDKAANPTSALGHSKRVAEKITAWAAKETGRPYLSVRFGNVIGSRGSMLPTFERLIENGGPVTVTHPEVTRYFMTIPEACQLVIQAGGIGRAGEVLILDMGEPIKILDIAKRMIAISGKDIEIVYTGLREGEKLHEELVGANEDLERPFHQQISHATVGSLSPENMDLQVWLDRMEHEKGAVIR; encoded by the coding sequence ATGGCTGTTGCAGACGCTTCAGCGTGGTTCGTTTCGGTGCTCCTTGCATTATTTCTGCGCTACGAGTTCGATGCATGGCGCATCGAATGGCTATCCACCGTCCTGTTAGCAGTCGTCATGGCGGGGTTCTTTGTACTTGTCGGGTTAATGCTGGGCATTTACTTAGGTAAATACGCCTACGGCTCCCTGGACGAAGTACGAACCGTCACGCTAGCAGCGCTCCTAACGAGCGTGGTATTTTCTGTCTTCCTACTTCTCACTGGATTCCAAGCTGAAATACCACGGAGCTTGGCACTCCTCGCGTTCCCTCTAGCGGTAGTCATTATGTTTGGGCTGCGTTTCCTCTACCGCTTGAGTATCGACCGAGCTCGGCTACCTGCCGGCGCCGCGACCCCCGCGCTTGTGGTTGGTGCAGGACAAGCTGGTGAGATAACGGTGCGCACCATCATGAATGATCCAGATTCACCATTGAGAGCCGTAGGTCTCATTGATGATGACATCACCAAGCGCCGACTGCGGTTACATGGCGTACCTGTGTTGGGGACCTCGGATGACATAGAACAAGTCGCCAAACAAACGCGCGCCAAAGTGCTCGTCGTGGCCATTTCCAACGTTTCTCCGGAATTTTTAGGGGAACTCACGGACGCCGGAAATGCTGCTGGTCTACGCGTTTTGAAAACTCCAACTGTCCAACGGCTGATGGAAGGCCCGATCGGAGTACAGGATCTCCGATCTGTGTCTATCGAGGACCTCATCGGACGGACTTCCGTAGATACTAACGTTGAAGAGATAGCCGGCTTCATCACCGGTAAAAAAGTCCTTGTGACAGGTGCTGGCGGGTCGATTGGTTCTGAGCTGTGCGTTCAACTCGCGAAATTTGGTCCAACCGAACTCATCATGCTTGATCGGGATGAAACCTCGCTTCAGGAAGCACAGATCAGGCTTCAGGGGAATGGCCTGCTCGATGGTGAAGACATTGTGTTGGCTGATATCCGTGAAACCGAACTGATGCGCCAAGTATTTGCCTCCCATCAACCCGAAGTTGTGTTTCATGCTGCGGCGCTCAAACACTTGCCCATGTTAGAGAAGTATCCGGAGGAAGCTTGGAAAACCAACGTGTTAGGGACACGCAATGTCGTTCAAGCCGCCATGGCCAGTGGTGTTGAGACATTTGTGAATATATCAACTGATAAAGCGGCCAACCCTACCAGTGCGCTTGGTCATTCCAAGCGGGTGGCAGAGAAGATCACCGCGTGGGCAGCGAAAGAAACCGGAAGACCGTATCTGTCCGTGAGGTTTGGCAACGTCATCGGTAGTCGAGGCTCCATGCTGCCGACGTTTGAGCGATTGATAGAAAACGGCGGACCAGTAACCGTGACGCACCCAGAAGTAACTCGTTACTTCATGACCATTCCTGAAGCGTGCCAACTAGTTATTCAAGCTGGCGGGATCGGCCGTGCAGGGGAAGTGCTCATCCTTGACATGGGGGAGCCAATCAAAATATTAGATATAGCCAAACGAATGATTGCAATTTCGGGCAAAGACATCGAAATCGTATACACGGGGCTTCGTGAAGGCGAAAAACTCCACGAAGAGCTCGTAGGGGCAAATGAAGATCTTGAACGCCCGTTCCATCAACAAATCTCTCATGCAACGGTGGGCAGTCTGTCACCGGAAAATATGGACCTGCAGGTCTGGCTTGACCGAATGGAACACGAGAAAGGTGCAGTTATCCGATGA
- a CDS encoding glycosyltransferase — MSAAEWEPFLQTFNKITVLARVEPGLVRNEGYLLHERLEVVPIPYYSGVVNYYRKRAEILDFIFNYIADPEQVYYMWVPTQIAGPISKKVKEIGAALILRVIGDPAGVAKSILPTPANHLAARIEQRKLRRTVQYADGIIYVTLRTLQELYPPSQEALVQARTDVVFSPELLAITKKRRHDAEKDFSIIAVGSQQQNYKGHDLLIKAVGSLQKRGYDISLTLVGQGAKHEELRSLAKELQVKGAFFIERLGFSLDVARYVSTFDMFAMPSRTEGMPKALLEAMAVGVLSIGSSVGGIPEILEEECLFEPNSVSALEERIAFLIENRDLAEEQRELQSEKIALIHEHYSGNQVIENFLESFLNQKVYR, encoded by the coding sequence ATGTCAGCTGCTGAGTGGGAGCCATTTTTACAAACGTTTAACAAGATCACAGTACTAGCGCGGGTAGAACCTGGGTTAGTCCGGAATGAAGGATACCTACTTCACGAGAGGTTGGAGGTGGTCCCAATCCCCTACTACTCTGGGGTAGTTAATTACTACCGTAAACGTGCTGAAATACTAGATTTTATTTTCAATTACATCGCCGACCCTGAGCAAGTGTATTACATGTGGGTACCAACACAAATCGCGGGTCCAATAAGTAAAAAGGTGAAAGAGATTGGCGCAGCGCTCATTCTCAGAGTGATAGGTGACCCTGCCGGGGTAGCAAAGTCGATCCTACCAACACCAGCAAACCATCTAGCTGCCCGTATTGAACAGAGGAAGTTACGTAGGACAGTACAATATGCTGATGGCATTATCTACGTAACTTTGAGGACTTTACAAGAGTTATATCCTCCAAGCCAAGAAGCACTTGTTCAAGCTCGGACAGACGTCGTATTCTCCCCAGAGTTGTTAGCAATAACAAAGAAGCGGCGCCATGATGCTGAAAAGGATTTTTCCATAATTGCAGTAGGTAGCCAGCAACAGAACTACAAGGGACACGATCTTTTAATCAAAGCCGTTGGCTCCTTGCAGAAGCGCGGATATGATATTTCGTTGACCTTGGTAGGTCAGGGAGCCAAACATGAGGAACTAAGATCCCTGGCTAAAGAGTTGCAAGTTAAGGGGGCTTTCTTCATAGAGCGGTTAGGTTTTAGTCTTGACGTAGCACGGTACGTGAGTACTTTTGACATGTTCGCAATGCCATCTAGGACCGAAGGGATGCCCAAAGCTCTGCTAGAAGCTATGGCTGTAGGAGTGTTATCTATCGGCTCTTCTGTAGGAGGGATACCTGAGATTCTTGAAGAGGAGTGCCTCTTTGAACCAAATTCAGTATCAGCTCTTGAAGAGAGGATTGCGTTTCTTATCGAAAACAGGGATCTGGCAGAGGAACAGCGAGAACTCCAATCGGAAAAGATCGCTCTTATTCACGAACACTACTCAGGCAACCAAGTAATTGAGAACTTTTTGGAGTCGTTTCTCAATCAAAAAGTCTATCGCTAA
- a CDS encoding glycosyltransferase family 4 protein yields MRLDELDREKGKPRIVLGVTSFRSLKFLRGVGDYLASLGWDVHLVSSSQGGEGQSLNKNVTWHKINMSREPSPAQDLKALISWMRLFLILKPDVVSSGTPKAGLLGMLGAFATRIPKRTYHLRGLRLETESGLKLRLLRFIEKLTCAAATDVLADSPSLRDEAVRLGLVSPNKITTLGRGSSNGVDLNIFNPARKNSNTVRALRENLGLVPGVPVVGFVGRITRDKGVFELAAASRMLHDRGVPHQLLVIGSTELKEGVAPWRQAGLTGNRSPVLVGHVEDIENYYSLMDILALPTYREGMGNALLEAGALGLPTVSTRATGARDASVDGHTGIQVAARSHTELGAALEKLIESPQLRRTMGEAGVMFVHKYFDKENVLRQLAHYYSEGSSVKNR; encoded by the coding sequence ATGAGGTTAGATGAATTGGATAGGGAAAAAGGAAAACCCAGAATAGTTCTTGGCGTTACTTCCTTCCGCTCATTGAAATTCTTGCGGGGAGTGGGAGATTATTTGGCCTCATTAGGGTGGGACGTTCATCTAGTATCCTCCTCACAGGGGGGCGAAGGTCAATCCTTAAATAAGAATGTCACCTGGCATAAGATTAATATGTCACGAGAGCCTTCACCTGCGCAGGATCTGAAGGCACTAATTAGCTGGATGCGTCTCTTCCTTATATTGAAACCGGATGTGGTGAGCTCCGGTACGCCTAAAGCTGGCTTATTGGGAATGCTCGGTGCTTTCGCCACGCGTATACCTAAACGAACTTATCACTTGCGGGGTCTTAGGCTCGAAACAGAGTCTGGACTTAAACTGAGGCTGTTAAGGTTTATAGAGAAACTGACTTGTGCAGCAGCGACAGATGTCTTGGCAGATAGCCCGAGCCTTCGTGATGAAGCTGTGCGCCTTGGCCTTGTATCTCCAAATAAGATAACTACCCTAGGACGGGGCAGCTCCAACGGTGTAGACCTGAATATATTCAATCCAGCGCGCAAAAACTCTAACACTGTCCGAGCCCTCCGGGAGAATCTTGGCCTTGTGCCTGGGGTGCCGGTGGTAGGGTTTGTCGGGCGAATTACTAGGGATAAGGGCGTCTTTGAGCTGGCGGCAGCCAGCCGTATGCTACACGATCGAGGAGTTCCCCACCAGCTGTTGGTGATCGGGTCAACTGAGCTGAAAGAGGGCGTCGCTCCTTGGAGGCAAGCGGGATTGACCGGAAACCGAAGCCCCGTCTTGGTTGGTCATGTTGAGGATATAGAAAACTACTATTCTCTAATGGACATATTGGCTCTCCCGACGTACAGAGAAGGTATGGGCAACGCGCTTCTCGAAGCAGGCGCTTTAGGGCTGCCCACTGTTTCGACTCGGGCTACAGGAGCTCGGGATGCAAGCGTTGACGGCCATACCGGTATTCAAGTGGCAGCCCGAAGTCATACTGAATTAGGTGCTGCACTCGAGAAGCTTATTGAAAGTCCCCAACTGCGCCGAACAATGGGGGAGGCAGGCGTTATGTTTGTCCACAAGTACTTTGATAAAGAAAATGTTTTGCGACAACTAGCGCATTATTATAGTGAAGGCAGTAGCGTCAAAAATCGATGA